tacaaaaggtTAGGTGCTTTAATGATAAAGATTTATTGGGAGGGTTAAGTTATGATTCAAAACCTATTTTcaatcataatattatatattatcttttcttatatttaataagaaatcAAATGATTGGACAAATAAGTAATAGACGAAAAATAAAGTCTCAATAAATTGACAAGACATTAGAAGAAAGATAAAACAATATAATTATTAAGATGATGAATACATTGAATAGTGTCCAACTATTAGGCAGCCAATCAACCAAAAAGATAATTAGTTAGGGAATAGTCACCCAAGTCTTTTATGGTATTCAACAACTTATCCCATAGGAACCCGAAGAAACTCGTTTTTGGAAAGAAAACAGACGAAAATGAATCAAGAAAAAACCCAACTAAAAGTgtgacatgatatatatatatatataatatctatttattgataatatatattttattaagaaaatacgAGAGATTCTTGGAACTTACTTGAGTCATGAGTTGACACAAGGGCGAATCAGAAGAGGCCAGAGGAGGAAGGCACTTACCAATTTGTGGGGCCACAGAAAGTGGAAGAAACCAAGCATGGTGAGGTGGGGGCGGCAAAGTTGAGTTTATTAATTAGCAACCTTACACTATTCCCAACACTCCTCTTGCTCCTCCTCCTTGCATAAATACCCCTTCAGCCTTTCTGCATTTTCTCATCGATCACCctatcactctctctctctctctctctctctctctctctcagagctCTCTTCCACTTTGATTACTCAGCTTCCTCACGAGTGATATACTATGGCCAAGGACATGGAAGCTGGCGGTCATGGTGGGTTCTCCGCCAAGGACTACCACGACCCGCCGCCTGCGCCATTCATCGATCCTGAAGAGTTCATCCAGTGGTCCTTCTACAGGGCTATCATTGCCGAGTTCATTGCCACGCTTTTGTTCTTGTACATCACTGTTTTGACCGTGATTGGATACAAGAGCCAGATCGACCCGACCAAGGGCGGCGACGATTGTGGTGGCGTTGGGATTCTCGGTATAGCTTGGGCCTTTGGTGGCATGATCTTCGTCCTCGTTTACTGCACAGCCGGCATTTCAGGTGGGTAACTGGGTTCTTTCAGGATTGTTTCTCTGTTTAGAATTTGTTGAAAAATGGCTCGGAGATCAACTAAAACCAAGCTGTGCAGGAGGACACATTAACCCGGCGGTGACATTTGGGCTGTTTCTTGCGAGGAAGGTGTCGCTGGTCCGAGCGGTTTTGTATATGGCAGCACAATGCTTGGGAGCCGTGTGCGGATGTGGGCTGGTGAAGGCATTCCAGAAAGCTTACTACAGCAAATACGGTGGTGGAGCAAACGAGCTTGCTGATGGGTACAGCAAGGGCACTGGATTGGCCGCGGAGATCATCGGCACTTTTGTCCTTGTCTACACCGTCTTCTCTGCCACTGATCCCAAGAGAAATGCCAGAGATTCCCATGTACCTGTAAGTACAGCTCCATCTCCGATCTTTGCTTAATTTGTCATGGCAATTTTGTTAAAAgagttttgatatatataagtaaatttaCTAATCTTCATAttaatacttattttttttactaaaaatttaaattaatattattttaaataaaatttattttttatcaatcacaataaatttatatatatattaatacataaatatgTTTGTAATTAGACTTTTTCTCCTTAAGAAGAATTGGCCACTTAGACAGGTTTAGTAAGGAAggtgaaagttttgaatttacgatgaatttaaaatattaattttaagtattattatttttttaacattaaaaaaattgaattaaaattttaaaaattaaattatttattatattttatatgtaaatttaaaataattataactatgaTATGAAGTTTTCGAATTAAAATCGATCTTTGAAATCTAActtagatttttcattttaaacataaaatttttattttattattataaattttttaaaattttgtataaaatataataaataatttaattttttaatatttttaaataataataatattttaatctttcatctaaaatttaaaattcttatctcaagaTTCTTATGTGGATAAAcgaatttatatatcatattttaaatggGCTTATAAGtcgattacataaaataaaaaaatatttataatgttaATGGTTTAGCTGAAAATTAAgcttattttaaactaatttgaAGGAATCTTATTTCTATGTATTCAAATTATAGGTCTTGGCACCACTTCCAATCGGGTTTGCTGTGTTTATGGTTCATCTGGCTACCATTCCAATCACCGGAACTGGTATCAATCCTGCTCGAAGCTTCGGAGCTGCTGTCATGTACGGCAAGGACAAGGCATGGGATGACCAAGTATGCACCTAGACCCATCTATATTTTCTCTCTTGAATTATAGATCGAATATCGTTGCTAACTTAAatgtggggttttttttttgttttttattttttttgttttttggtaatCTTCAGTGGATTTTCTGGGTCGGACCATTCATTGGTGCTGCTATTGCTGCAATCTATCATGTACTTATCTTGAGAGCTGGCGCTGCTAAAGCTCTAGGATCCTACAGAAGCTCTGGCACCATAtaaatttgaaaggaaaaaaaaaaaaaaaaaaaaaggaaaagtaaaGTGTCTCTCCTCACCACTTTCTGGAAAGAGAAGCAGCATGAGTTTTATGTGGCTTGGGAGTGTTCAGAACGGTACTGGAATTTGTACAATATTATGTTTAGAGCATGAAGGATGTCCTCgatctttttcttcttatgtTCTAGGCACTCGTTTTAATGGTGTGCCCTGATGTCCCATTTTACTATGTAATTTTTGTCTTCTCCTTCTGTTCACTGTGTGCTCGTGATGTCATGGGTGAATTTGTCGGCAAAGACTAAAGTGATCTGTACTACAGACTCTTATGGTTTGACATTTGCGCTCATTTGCCCTAATGAACCTTGGAATTTTCACACTAAAAAGTTCTGTCTCAACAACCATCCCTATCAACCAGGCTTGAGAATTTTCGTTGGTCCATGAACCAGTCTCTACGGTATGAGTGAGCCATGAAGGGACGCTTGTGGTTAATAATTAagatcattatttatatatatattaacatatattgTGACAAGGAATCAACGGAGTGGTATTGATTCCACGTACTCCAACGTAATAGCTTCTTTGGATGTAGCTATGCGgcgatttataataagaaaaaagcGACACAAAATCGGTTGGATTTATTTGTGGGCCAGTCTCTTGTCACCTTTTTCATTACCAACTCCCTCTTGGTTTTACGTCGGGTTGAATCTtcgtttattttattattatatatattttttaattttttatatataatataataaataatttaattttgttaatattaaaataataaaaatattaaaaaataatattttattaaaattttatctcaacatattttattgttatatgaACACAGATGGAAAGAAAACACAATTGATTAACTTACATCGACCTTGCGATGAATGAGGAAGTGATCAAGATGTTTTATTAATAAGGATAATGGTAGGCGGCCGGCGAGCATGTACCACTAGCATGTCCctattatatttgaatttttttatttattttttatttttgagtactttttcaatattcttaattattaaaaaatatataattttattgataattatttttttaattattaaaaaaattaaaatatccaaaCATTAACTTTGAACTGTAATTTTGAGGAGACCCAAGTATTACTTTTCTATTAATAGTTCttacataagaaaaaaaaaatgtatatggCATGTCACCCCATTGGTCTTATTACCTTTGAATTAGGAGTAATTATTTAGTACGATTATGTGGTCTACTCATCTTAGCATATGATGCTCTGATAATTAAAAATGATGCTTACTATTATATacagaaaaattatatacagtAGCTTCACACTtttttacataattaaaaaatatgattttattattttatcttcttttattttatatttaaaaaatgatgatgTGTTTAGTGTGAAACTGTTGTGTAGcatgcctttatatatatatatatatatatatgcaattttaatttacatgACATGTAATGATACAATGAAATACGTACATACCACGTCATctaattctataattatttaataattttcaacTCAAGAGTTTATtggaaaatatgaataaaaatataaataacactATCCTTTAATTTTATCACATCCAACACTtcatttagattttattttttttttattttttgcttgtaCAAATTATATCTAGAAATTTTAGATCTTTTGAATTGGGAagaaatatacatataaaggGGGTTGCACAACATTTGTTGAGCATTTGCACGGTCTGAAAATTCATTCGGGAAACAATAAGGAACCCAAATTCTATAATAACAGTATAATAATTGGAATAATGTAATTcattatctattttaattaCCGTCATTCTCTTATCATCCTATGTCATGATATGAAATGATtagatattatttatgaaaaattatatttacagtccCCTAGTGGAAACATGTACAagccttttattaaaaaaaaaaaaaacattattttaagaaatatattttaataatttaaaaaattttaaacataaaattgtTTATGCCTATATTGCAGTCCCCAATGAGAATTATACGTAGTATTGCtctttatttattactttttacttgcTAACCTATCATATTATGCCAAGTCAAGAAATGTTGAAGGctaatgataaatagatttttcctaATAACTGGGCTAAATCATATGATCAATCTAATAAGTTTCTATGATATACGTTTGAATTATTTAGgtttgaaaatacaaaatcttATCAATACATCCCTTTCGGAAGAACCTAATTCAAAGACAAAACCCACACGTAACTTCAAAGACAAAACTCACATGCTATATTCATTTATTTGGAATGGAGAATTGTACAACTTTGTGAATTTACAAAATTAAGGAacattttaaatggaaaaaagtCTATTATTTAGTCGAAGCTCTGGCTGTTTATTTTATGTTCATGCAatgtttaattaatatttgaaatCTTTCTACTTGGGATTGTTTTATCTTAGTAAAGTGTGATcgatcattaatttttttagagataTGTAGCGATCATAATTTGCAAACCAATCTGaatgtatttataaattttatgaaacATAATGTTGCtaacaattaatatatatatatatatatatatatatatacatacatacatatatatatactaggtgggagtaacgtgcaaagcacgtttatctaattttatgaaatgattatttgtaaaaaataatatatattttataaaaattattgatgtcacttaataatttaaggcatattggagaaaataaaaaaaattagtttaaagtatcatataatccaatacatgtttataacatctataattttagcaaagatgtatacgaaaaatttaataaaagtctaacacaaatgatagttcaaaatatgtgtcgtttgatgtttgtattacaattcatcaatttatgtcatcctgtagacaatcaatagagacaacattgaaattcttattttgctgttggttgagtcaatcagggacaacataaagttaaaacataatctttttataaaatttgtggtataatattttctatatatagcatatatataaatcataaaatatattttgaaattgttggccgaatttactctttcttgattagctcaaggatcacggcctttgtcacgtgcctatcatagcaagcccacgtatggaatatgatttagtggaagctacgtcctacaaccatagggaaaaaaatactttgattaaacacacttgta
This sequence is a window from Carya illinoinensis cultivar Pawnee chromosome 9, C.illinoinensisPawnee_v1, whole genome shotgun sequence. Protein-coding genes within it:
- the LOC122277561 gene encoding aquaporin PIP2-4-like, whose protein sequence is MAKDMEAGGHGGFSAKDYHDPPPAPFIDPEEFIQWSFYRAIIAEFIATLLFLYITVLTVIGYKSQIDPTKGGDDCGGVGILGIAWAFGGMIFVLVYCTAGISGGHINPAVTFGLFLARKVSLVRAVLYMAAQCLGAVCGCGLVKAFQKAYYSKYGGGANELADGYSKGTGLAAEIIGTFVLVYTVFSATDPKRNARDSHVPVLAPLPIGFAVFMVHLATIPITGTGINPARSFGAAVMYGKDKAWDDQWIFWVGPFIGAAIAAIYHVLILRAGAAKALGSYRSSGTI